acataacatatttttctgaaatatatacatgcatgtgtgtgtatttatatagtatacataataaatatacacagtacacagagagaaagatagaCCTTTGATATTGATTTGGCAttacatggaaaataaataaatagtgattacatatagagagagaaagatagaatatatatatatatatatatatatatatatatatatatatatatatatatatatatatataacttattggattgacagacagacaggtgggtaggtaggtaggtagatagacagatagatagatgaaataGATTAGATGAAATAGCACAAATGGATGGGATTTATcctaaaatgttaaacaaatcaaaactatcttatattttaaattctttaaagtaaccaccctttttttatttaaattagaactAACTTTAACCGGGATTCCCATGTATGTTGGGCACTTGTTAACTGTTTTTCCTGCACTCTCTGGTCAGCTcaccttaaattattttaactttaatttatcattattttcccTTGACTGCAttttctaaaaatgatttttagacagagtcaaagtacattttataaataatataaccaTGTTTATAATCGCGTTTATAACCATGTTTGCCCTTATAAGACCACCAGCACATCAGACTGCTGAACTGAATAATATCCTCCTGTTTTTCTTGTGTTTAAAGAGTGAGTGAGTTAGGaagaattaatttgtttatggTATTTCTCAATATGTGTGGGGTCAGCATGAATCACTACAGCCAGATTCACAGACTGTGAGGACTACGGAAAATGTTTTCCAGTCAAACATCCACCCCCAGGATTCTACGTGTTCAATACCAGATTAGCCAGAGGGGAAGCTGACTGTTTTTTGGGATGTTATTGTATTAGAATGGGAGCTGACATGTTTTTGAGATCACGCTATATCTTATTGTTTCCAAGCTTTAGAAGAGCTAGAGAGTGTCCAGGATTTTCCAGAACATGAAAGAACAGGAAAAAACAGCTTGTCCCCAAATATTTTTGAGTTTACAGTTGTAATATGATTGACATAGAGGAATTGTGATGTGACAATCTAAACTGCCGAACATCCTGTGTGCCATGGGCTCAGGCCTGCAGGGACGTGCCTGCAAATCCCCTGacgaaaaaacaaaattacacactACCTGATAGTGTAGTGCTGATGATAGATTGGTATCCATGGTCCCAGTGCATTCATAGTAGCTCAGCtgtaagcattttacatttatttacatttatgcatttagcagacgcttttatccaaagcaacatacagtgcattcaggctaacattttttacctaacatgtgttccctgggaatcgaacccacaaccctttgcgctgctaacgcaatgctatATTCTGTGTCAGCAAGTGTCTTAATTATACACAGCATCCTCACACATGGCATGTTTTAAACACCGTGCTGTGAACTCAACTAGCAGACATCGCACAGATGTCATGACAGCGTCTGTCTGCTGTTAAATAATGTCTAAAGTTTGCCTCAGGCTGTGCTTCATGAGGAGTTCATTGTGAATTTTATGCTGTGGTTACAAACGAAACTGCCCTTGTTAAGCTGGAGTGAACCATTGTGTCTAGTTTCTGCACACCAGCACATTATTGTTTCCACACAGGTTTTTCTAAACACTCACCCTGCCTGCCATTGGTCGAAAAAAACACATAGCCACGCCCCAAAACCACATAATTGGTAGAGCGAGTGTTGCTAAGCTGGACAGGTCGAGatcaaacaaacagcaatgttttTATAGCACCACAAAGCCACAGTATTTACACTTTTCAGGgcaaaaatacacacttttttaaatattaaaacgtCTGTTTTTCACAATTTATGAATGGAAACCATGTTGTTAtgcatcttttaaaataatttataatatatgtctcttaatgtttttttttttttacatcttgttTGTATGTCAGTGCTGCATTTTGGGGATATTTCAAACTGatttaataatatgttttgttattatttgatcTCCAAACTTTATTGCCTTTATTAAGCCAAACAGATTACACACAAGATAACCAACACACTCTCATGACAATAACTATTTGACGTTTTGGCGAATTGAGGACTAATTTTTATGAATTCATATAATGTGATTTGTACAATCTGTTTATGCCTCACTGTTTtggaatgggttttgttttgttttttgtttttttctaaaaatggtATGTTTCCATGCAATTCATATAGTAAAAGTTCATATGAAATCACCACCtcataaaatacttaaatttcTCATAAAACTGGGTTGAGATAACGATTATTTGCAATAAACGCCACCAGCTTCACCCACAAACCTTGGGGTTAAATACTGACTGAAATATATGACTTTTGTAGATAAAATCGCCCTCACCCTAATTAAACATTCAACTCTTTGACCACTTTGAGTCATGCAGTGAATTGTTTGAACATTGCCAGTTAACAGCCTCACCACAAAATCGTGTTTGTTTTTCTACGCAATGATTAAGATAGTTCATAGTAACAAGAGGTTTGGTAGATTTAGAGATAAATTGTGTCTAAAGCAGAAAGAAGGGGACCAAAGAAGCTTTAAAACCCAATGATTCAGAGCTGACTGAGAAATTAAGAATGAGAGACGAACGATGAACTCAGACCGATCCATTTCATCACACAGGGACCAAGAGATTCAAAAACGTTAGATAAATTTCCCCATTCAAATTGACTCTGGGTTTTAGTGGAACTCCAAACTAGTTGCCAATCGTTTTGTTGTGGCGATGATGTCATGTTTATGAACTTTGTAGAGCAAGCTACCGTATAACACAACATTGCCATCAAGTCAACCCTATAGCAATTACGGCTTTAATTAACACCAGTTATGGAAAGTCCCCTCAAGTGTGACTAATACTGACAAAACTGGCAAGCCCCCTTACCACACAAGCTTTTGCAATCCACTCTTCAATACTCAGCCAACGACCTGCCAATACCCACAATGCTCATACTAAATATGCTCGTTCTCATTTTCCCATGGGCTAGAAACATGCCAAGAGAGAAACTAGTTAGCACATTTGATGATTAATGGAAGTTAAATGAGAGATAGAATGTCTGGTTTAACTATATGTGGAAACAGACCACAAAATCTGAACTTGATTCTTTTTATCTCTTTTCACATTAATAACAATGTGATCTTTACTTTATCTTTTCTCTTTAGGCAATGGGTGTGGACACACAGTCCTCAGTTCCACCAGTGGCACACTGACCTCGCTGAACTTCCCGGGAACCTACCCTAACCACACCCAGTGTGAATGGACCCTAAGGGTACCGAAGGGCCAGACGCTGCTCTTGACCTTTGGGGACTTTGACTTGGAGAGAAGCCAAGACTGCATATCTGGCTCTCTTACCATCACAGACACCAGTGGAGCCATTAGAGTGGGTATGACCCTCTTCACACAGATGTTATGGAATGACAGACTAGCCCAGTGTTATGTATGCACCAGTAATACCACAAAAAAAGTGTTCCTTCAGAATTACTTCTCTCATCTGCTATAGAatgaatttcatataaatatgacatatagataaaaaataaataaaaaaaagaatataatgaaatttaaattaaaccattaaataatCAATTTAGGATTTATTTTCTCATATGATATGGATATCAtataaatttcattaaatattttaaatgctaaaaaaaaaaaagaaataaagattttatataacagcattattaaatatacattaaataacttATACAAAATACCCATCTATGATTTACTTTCTTGAATGCTATGGGATATCATGTGAATCAcatgaaatattcaaaataatatgtaaaaacataaataggagaactaaatataatttaatataataataatatacttacttataaattaaatatttgatatttaataccTTTCCAGGGTTTACTTTTCATATGCTATGGAtaccatatttaaaattatatttaaaaattatatataaaattacacattaaataataaaattaaatataataaataattaaaaaataattaaatttaataaaaaaataaaaaaaaaattacaccaactgatattaaatatacatttaggtCTCACTTTCTTACATGCTACAgctattatataaattatatttaatttaataatttaatatttaataaattatttaataaaatacaatttaatagaATAATATAAGTAAATCTTaattatgtgatttattttaaataccagtCTTAAGGCAAAACAACAACCAGAATTGTAATTCCTTTCCTCAATTTATTGAAGTTGGACAGACTGACTTGTCAGTTTTTGAATCTGAGTGGTAAGAAATCCTTCCTTGAATCAGGCCTGACGCACCTTCTTAACcccaaaaggcaaaaaaaattaGTATCAAACTTACTTACATTACAGTTATTTACAACTACCTTCAACTCTAATTTTATAGCCGCctcatttacagtatattgttaCTGAGAAATTCCAGAGATCCAACCGCATAGCATGGCGGTTGTGTGGTCACATACATGTGCAGGAACAGCCTTTTATGGCAGTGAAGGTGTGCAGTATTTGTGTATTGAatctaaaaatgcattaaatctaTTGTTACTATCATGTGGTCTGTGCTTCCCAGGTCCTCTGTGTGGGCCGCTGTCCACTACAAACAGGAATATATCTGTAAATACTAATGAAGTCTCAGTGCGTTTCATCTCCGGCACTCACCGTTCAGGACGGGGCTTCGTCTTGTCCTATTCAACCAATCAGCACTCAGGTAACAGTTTGTATGTCCTGCACACTTCCCACTCCATTCCATGCACCTATAAACAGTAGACCAAAAAGAATTCCACAAATCCATCAACAAAATAAGAGCTTATGGCATGTGGGCCCATGGATCTTCCTGCTCTGAGTGAGTTTTATATGATCAGAGTAAACACACCAGGGACTGTTTGTTCTCTAACTGTACAGCTTACTCAGTAAACAGCACTTCAGCTGACTCTGAGAGTGGGAGCAGTTCCCATCCTAATCTCAATTACTGTTTATTCTCGATTCCAACATCACATGTGAACCACCCTACCAGAAGTCGCGCACAGATTGTTAAATAAACATCCTTAATTGTGTCAAGGTTGGGCCAACCTTTACTTACTGTATATTAGATataatcagggttattatcattaactaaaaagtTGACgtattaaaattactatatttaaaataccCATCTATGATTTATTTTCTCGTATGCTATGGGATATCATGtgaattatatgaaatatttaaaatgatatattaaacaataaatagtagaactaaatataatttaatataataatacacttacatataaattaaatatttgatttttaataccTTTCCAGGATTTACTTTCCACATGCTATGGATAccatatttgaaattatatttaaaaattataattagaattatatattaaataatgtaattaaatataataatataattaaatataaattaaacaattgttATTTAATACCTGTCAATACTTTATCATTtgctatatttaaaattatatataaaattacacattaaataatctaattaaatataataatatgattaaatatgatgATATAATTATATCGAAATTAAACAACTGATATTAAATATACATCTAGGTCACACTTTCTTACATGCTACAGctatcatataaattatattatatattttaaataatttaatattttatttaaaatatttaatcatttaatatgcaataaatacttgaatcaaataaaatttaatcgaataatataattaaatcttaattaattgttaattgaaataagataaatacattataaatattaggtgaaaaaagttaaagtattaaaattactaactgaaaaactaaaactaatgcaaaaataaaacaaaaacgatatctaaacatacaaaaaattaaaaaaaaaaaatatgaaaaatttaaataaaataaatttcaaaatctgaataaaaactttaatagtatataaataataatacatttacactataattatattatatttttaaggcCCAGTATGTAGGTTAAACTACAGAGGACCTTAATAGGCTGGCCTTGGAGGTAGGGATTTTAAGATGTGTGTTAGGGTGACCGACTGGAATGCAGCTCTCCTCCTTGGCTGAGTTTCAGAGTGTTTGCTTTGTAAGCAGGGCAGCAGACTGCCGCTCCTGGCCTGAAAAAGGAGAGGCCCCTGTGCTTGGGCACACACTGAAGTAGATGGAATGCTGTATGCTCACTCCTCCTGCATTGACAAGCACAGCATGACAGCTTAACCATCACCTGACCACACAGTAGAAGCAACTCTTGGCAGTTCCTGACTGGCTAACATGCATAATTTGAGAATAATTCTTGTTTTTAACTCCCATAAGGCAGATCTTCTCTTGGCTTTGTatgcaaaaacacaataattaattgaagaatttataaaatatatacagtacattttggaTACACCTgctactttatttatttcacatatgtaatttttccatatttgtatatactaaaatgttttaatagtaaaAGTCATCAGAACTAAAATtctgatatatataatatacatgaaaatttaaaagtctttactgttaattttgtttaaactttacttgctaaataaaagtatttatttaaaaaaatatctttcttaCAGTTCTATAAGCATGTAGTGATCTAAAAGTTAAATGCTTTAACTTTCTGGAAAATGTCCCTTGAGGTCAATGTTCTGTAAAAAGTGGTTCATATGTTCCTTCCTTTCCTGTGTATTAAGTTGTTTATGTAAAGTCCAATTCCTAGACAACTGTGCTATGTACCAAATGCTGTCCTTCTTCCTGTGATTGTGATTATAAACTGATGCACCAGTTTCGTAAGACACGGTTACGTCAAGTCAGTTTGGGAAGTGTAGAAGAAACAAAGCCAGTGTTTATGAGCACATATTCTGGACTGTAACCGCTCCTTTCATGTAAATGCTATTTCTGTCCCATAGAGCTCATTTCATGTCTGCATCGAGGAACACATTTCTCCTCTCAACAGATTAGGTAAGAAGAAATCTTCAACAATGACCTGACATTAAAGCAAAATAACACAATTTTTCTTTACTCTGAATCTTGTAGGATACAGGTTTATGTGTAATATCTGAATCCTGGACTCACTTGTGTTCCAGTGCATTCTGTCCCGCAGGCTGCAAAGGCGTCACCGGAGAAATCTGGGGCTGGCATGGACAAGGATACCGGGATGTAAGCTGGGATATTATCAGTGTGCAATAGTCGGATTATTAGCCATGGCATTTGAATTAACTACCATATATGCATGTTTGTAAAAGCTTACAACAGGCACTTCTGATAAAAGAAGTGTAACTTTAAATGACgtaacatttgaatgtttttctagACCTCTGTATTATGCAAAGCTGCGATCCATGCTGGCGTAATTTCAGACAGTTTGGGAGGCATGATCAACGTGTCTCTACAGAGGGGCATTACCTTGTACGAGTCGAACTTTGCTAATGGAGTACTGTCAAAAACGTGAGTGTGTGGCATGTTATGCAAGTTGGTCACACTTAAGTTTGGGGACCAAGCTAAACTAAATCTTTGTCTCAAttaactcataatttgctgcttaatttgCTAATTTTAGGTATGGAATAGAACTAAAGAATCTAAAATAAGGGCATGCAAAATAAGCCattaatatatgatttataagtactaataaacagccaatatgctagtaatatgcatgctaaaagGTAACAATAGACACCCAGTGGTGAGGATGCAGCATTACACAAAAGCAAAGGTTTTCAATTACTGCaaactatttttaaactaaacagtTACTGATGTAATTGTAGAAAAAGTTAAAACATCCAATAAGAGGAGTGCCACAAAGATAAAGCAAGTAGCattaagctggtcatgtgatttcaCCATGTTTGCCTCCATGAGAAAACCTgctccatgaaaaaaaaaacctgcttataTCTAATGATATGATTAGTTTAAATGTACCACTGCAATATTAgtttataatattgttaaaattataatcataatataatttataataattattaattatatatttcttaattagtgctgggcaattaatcgcaattaatcgcatccaaaataagtttttgtttttatatataaatacacatgcatgtatttaagaaaaatgtttatatattaaatatatttatatataatataaattatataaatataaatatatacatgtaaatacttgtaaatgttttctaaatatattctgtatctgtgtgtctttatatatacataataaatatacacagtacacacacataaattatataaacaaacttttattttgggtgcgattaatcgttgcccatCACTATTCTTAATATAACATGTACATAGTAagataaaaagtatatataaatatatatatacacacatatatatatacacacacacatatatatatataatatgtatatatataatatatatatgtatatatatatatatatatatatatgtatatatatatatatgtatatatatatatatatatgtatatatatatatatatatatatatatatatatatatatatatatatatatatatatattatacacaattttatatgtataacttattttaaataatctaatatcttttttttttttttttttttttttttttttacagtggttcCTTGTCAGATAAACGGCTTGTCTTCCACAGAGGTATTAATTTATTTCCGTGTAGTTGTTCctaatattatttgaatttgttGCTAATTTAATCTAGTAACATTTACTTTTGACAGACTGATCGACTTGAATTATGGCTTTgcactgaattattttatttgtaatattattttttaaactgcaaATGCCTAATACCAGGattgagtgtgtgtcagtgttaagGCATAAATTACCGTTTATCTAACACACAGTTACACCTCCTACATGATACTCACGCCTTAAATGTGCTGTTAGTGCCTATTTGTAATTATACATTGCTGGAAGATAGACACTAACAACTGAAAACTAACAATTACAATGTTTATCTGAGGTGTGAGAAAGTATCATTTTTACTTGTTTGAGCAAGTTCTGTTTTCTTCCATGCATAGAGTGTGACAGGGAGCTGACGGTGGTGGCCTATAACACTTCTTCAGTGTGGGAGGAGGTGAACAGACTAGGTCAGAGGGTCTCCTGGTCTCCGGAACATGAGGGATCTCAGTGGGCTGCGAGCTCTGGGGATCAGCAACCGTGGATGGAGATTGAGCTGTGGAACAGGAGTAGTGtcacaggtcagaggtcaaccACTGATAATCATTGTGCAAACCTCTGCTGAGCTATTACAGCAATAGTAAATGTTACAGAAGCACAATAAGAAAAAATCTAATGTTTACATCTGCTTTCAGGCATCATAACAAAGGGTACGCCGCATTACTACATTGAATCTTACACCCTCATGTTCAGCAAAGACCGCAAGATCTGGAGAGTCTACAAAGCAACATCAAGCAAAGATAAGAGGGTACGTAATGCTGCAACAGTAAAAGTTTCAACACGATTACGGTGTTAAAAGATTTACATAGGATAGGCAAGTGTGTGCGATATCTGAATcattaataataggctaatagATTAAATCAAAACGTTACAAAAGGTCAATATTTTAGTTTGACGCATAGCAGATGAttgtttgatgttaaaaacagttaagtgcaataagttgcagaaaacaactctttgccaTCTCGTCTTGCTGTCTGACTCACACCTGAAGCACGCGCACAAGCTGCATCTCGCACAGCGTCTCTTTAGTTCTGCCACACGTGCATAGCGcgcgcacacacagagacacgttTCAGATGGCACGCGAACACAGAGTTGATTCGTCTTTCGCATCTCCTCCTTATgtttgaacagacacacacacacagaataatgtCAATAGTACCTGTCTCGACGATCATTCTCATAAacgcagtcagttatgttttaaatgaatgtaaacagctgagaaagaaatcggatgtgtatcattatactggatccTTGCAGTcggatttaaagggacagcagcatATAAATACGTGCTGCAGAATatgtcactaatgttaatcaaacaacaaaacagctataacaaagattaatctaaatttatttgtgacgttactttttatgtaatgcgTTTGGAAAGTgattctttccaaaaaaaaaaaagtgaaaatattttaaaatataattgaaattgattttacacactttaagcaaTATCGTATCGCATATCGCATTTTTTAACAAGGTAAAATCGCATatcgcatttttcttcaatatcgcaTAGACCTAATAGTCAGATGAATAAACAGCACAAATAGGCACAGAAACAGACcctaattttatatacattactaggtatttattttataatataaataacttgGCCCTGCATCATATTAACCGAATGTGTTCCATTatgtttcttactaattttggtGTGCCGATTCCAAAAACAGTGCCTGTTTTGCTCTAGCATGTCTAGCAATATgtgcattttgtagcatttttgcttttaacaaacatttataaGGTGAATTCTTGTATCATTTCTTAATCACTAGAAAAACAGCCATAAAGACATGATTCCTATCTTCCTCTGAGCCAGGTTACAGTTATTTGTTCAATTCTTAGCTGatttttttacatgaattaatgattctgaagacattattttatgccaACTATTGATTTCAGGGGCAGAATTATGACAGTGACAGATGTAAAAAATCAAACATGACCCATATTTACTACATCCAAACAGTGGATTCAtctaaacagacaaaaaaatgtgttgtgttaATGTGAAGTTCATTCACATTAAATtgagtatttgatttttttccccctttttttgtttgttgttaaattGATACAAATGATGCAGATTGTTGAATTATACTTTTTGAATCATTCATATGGAAACGTTTgacaattgatttattttaattagtgcattaaagctgattcatacatataatttgaaaaatcatcattcttattttatgaaaaataaaacagatttttttcactCATAAAATTAGGTAATATTAGGCCTTTTTTGCAAATCATCAGATTTTTTCAgtatgcaatgttttattttcataataacttttttttttttaaggtgtttgaGGCCCATTCTGATGGTCATGTGACAGTACTCAACAGTCTGATTCCTCCAGTAGTTGCACGCTACCTCCTCGTGAAACCCCAGAAGTGGCATATCAGGGCCTCTGCACAGGTTCAAGTGCTGGGCTGCCCTTCTGCCCCCCTCAGACCCCGTTCCCACGGAGATGGTGAGAGTCCGCCTCAGAATCTCTTTTAAGTTCCCTTATGCCGcataaatttcagtttaaacatttttataatacatattgaCAAAAAAGACCATTGGCGAAATTACAAAAGCACTATGGTAAATCTTGTAAGAGTTAACTGAATTCTTGTCTTTTAAACCTGTGATGAATTCTCTCCATCAGAAATGAATACTGGAAAACCAGTTGTCACAGAGACTCTGCCTCTAGACACCCTGCCCACTGAGGGTCCTGTCATCACAAGAAGCTCAGGTGAGGTGAATTTTGTAAGGTAATCCACTAATATGATTGCTAATACTAACATGATGTGTAAACTCAAAGTGGATTTGTTTCTAAAGGCTaaatcctttattattatttccatacAGGCCTCAGTCAAGCAGTGATATTAGTGGCAGGCATGGTTTTGGGAGCAGCTCTGTGTGTTGGTTGCCTTCTAGCTGGGCTT
This genomic stretch from Cyprinus carpio isolate SPL01 chromosome B16, ASM1834038v1, whole genome shotgun sequence harbors:
- the LOC109105356 gene encoding discoidin, CUB and LCCL domain-containing protein 1-like, whose translation is MHTRYGALWDTMEFSRVWLFVSIETLVLVCGQKGNGCGHTVLSSTSGTLTSLNFPGTYPNHTQCEWTLRVPKGQTLLLTFGDFDLERSQDCISGSLTITDTSGAIRVGPLCGPLSTTNRNISVNTNEVSVRFISGTHRSGRGFVLSYSTNQHSELISCLHRGTHFSSQQISAFCPAGCKGVTGEIWGWHGQGYRDTSVLCKAAIHAGVISDSLGGMINVSLQRGITLYESNFANGVLSKTGSLSDKRLVFHRECDRELTVVAYNTSSVWEEVNRLGQRVSWSPEHEGSQWAASSGDQQPWMEIELWNRSSVTGIITKGTPHYYIESYTLMFSKDRKIWRVYKATSSKDKRVFEAHSDGHVTVLNSLIPPVVARYLLVKPQKWHIRASAQVQVLGCPSAPLRPRSHGDEMNTGKPVVTETLPLDTLPTEGPVITRSSGLSQAVILVAGMVLGAALCVGCLLAGLIWWRRKRNAQIKKCCVDQGCQGFHGKKLPCTNPELVSYPLVRNIHDALPNPPLNDYADPDVVAGGQMMGLTFRPPLEEGYTVPFSLNHYDTPGQLPEYAHPLPPEPEYATPFSEMSTDSTLDSRQNLPVCRSTQAARAELSKQQYDCPAHRVISNGYCTPVSHGTSQHKASVIYFEPQTVEPLLNTYHEPL